In the genome of Tannockella kyphosi, one region contains:
- a CDS encoding DNA polymerase IV: MQIIFHIDINAFYASAEITRDPSLMGKPLVVSGKSKRSIITTASYEARALGIHSAMPLFQALKLCPDLIVKPADFTLYRHLSQSFFSIVSTFSDVLEVASIDECYVDMTEYIVSQNVDPEYVALQLQETIYNQLKINVSIGIAPNKFLAKMASDMKKPNGITVLTKSNYQEKLWPLSIQDMFGIGKKTYPKLEQLGFYTIKDIANKKNYDLLRSITGKNALILYRKANGIDQSKVNASRNQLKSVGNSTTLPKDTSDEEQLYDILSSLARQVSNRAIKRDLISNTLSITIKYTRFESLNRQVTLTGYTNEYEVIVATAKRLFDEHYNGRPVRLLGISLQQTIERKNHHEQLSLFTYQDKKDDKTKTDLLLESLNKKQNSTSFIKASDLIKSDIQKKYLEFDE, from the coding sequence ATGCAAATTATATTTCATATTGATATTAATGCTTTTTATGCAAGTGCTGAGATTACTCGTGATCCTTCATTAATGGGTAAACCACTAGTAGTAAGTGGTAAATCAAAGCGAAGTATTATTACTACTGCATCCTATGAAGCTCGTGCTTTAGGTATTCATTCTGCTATGCCTTTATTTCAAGCATTAAAATTATGCCCTGATTTAATAGTAAAGCCAGCTGATTTTACACTATATCGACATTTATCACAATCATTCTTTTCGATTGTTTCTACTTTTAGTGATGTTTTAGAAGTTGCAAGCATTGATGAATGTTATGTTGATATGACAGAATATATTGTAAGTCAGAATGTTGATCCTGAGTATGTAGCTTTGCAACTACAAGAGACGATTTATAATCAATTAAAAATTAATGTTTCAATAGGCATTGCTCCTAATAAATTTCTGGCAAAAATGGCAAGTGATATGAAAAAACCAAATGGAATAACGGTACTTACCAAGAGTAATTATCAAGAAAAATTATGGCCTTTATCGATTCAAGATATGTTTGGTATTGGAAAGAAAACATATCCTAAATTAGAACAATTAGGATTTTATACTATCAAAGATATTGCTAACAAGAAGAATTATGATTTATTAAGATCAATAACTGGTAAAAATGCATTAATTCTTTATCGAAAAGCAAATGGAATTGACCAAAGCAAAGTCAATGCTTCACGTAATCAATTAAAGTCTGTTGGAAATTCTACTACTTTACCAAAAGACACGAGTGATGAAGAACAGTTATACGATATATTAAGTTCTTTAGCAAGACAGGTTTCTAATCGTGCTATTAAAAGAGATTTAATTAGTAATACACTTTCAATAACAATAAAATATACACGTTTTGAAAGCTTGAATAGACAAGTTACATTAACAGGCTATACTAATGAATACGAAGTCATTGTAGCAACAGCAAAAAGATTATTTGATGAACATTATAATGGTAGACCTGTTCGTTTGCTTGGCATCAGTTTACAACAAACAATAGAACGAAAAAATCATCATGAACAATTATCCTTATTTACCTATCAAGATAAAAAGGACGATAAAACAAAAACAGATCTATTGTTAGAATCTTTAAATAAAAAACAAAATAGCACTTCTTTTATAAAAGCAAGTGATTTAATTAAATCAGATATTCAAAAAAAATATTTAGAATTTGATGAATAA
- a CDS encoding ABC transporter ATP-binding protein encodes MANNRPVPITQAGGPRGMQVKAEVKDHKKALKRLWKYLSEKKMLLVLAFICIIINSSFTIIATYLLRPIINGVVLEEGLSALMEDLMIMACVYIVAVICYYLQSRIMLYVAQGSLKQLRSDLYNKLQKLPLRYFDSNNNGDLMSRFSNDVDAISQMLSTTCVQIVSGVITLTTTVIIMFYTNVLLTVLTLLILPVFSYLSTIISKKSMHYYGGQQKVLGRLNGFIEESITGQKVVKVFNHEEEMLETFDEFNMDYTQKSLKAQFLSGTLGPIMGSLSSCSYMITAFAGAMLCIYNGFDIGGYTIFVAYSKSFSRPINDIFMQINTVFAALAGAERVFEVMDEEPEVANMENCINNIDSVNQIVFDHISFGYHKDKLVLKDISLKANVTQKIAFVGSTGAGKTTITNLINRFYDIEDGDIMIDGVSIKEFNKDVLRQNIAMVLQDTHLFTGTVMENIRYGRLDATNQEVIEAAKTANADRFIRRLENGYDTLLEGDGANLSQGQRQLLNIARAAISKAPILVLDEATSSVDTRTERHIEQALDRLMENRTTFVIAHRLSTVRNSDQIFVLEHGQIIESGDHEQLLALKGKYYSLYTGKDKLD; translated from the coding sequence ATGGCTAATAATAGACCTGTTCCTATAACACAAGCTGGTGGTCCAAGAGGAATGCAAGTAAAAGCGGAAGTAAAAGATCACAAAAAAGCTTTAAAACGTTTGTGGAAGTATTTGAGTGAGAAAAAAATGTTATTAGTTCTTGCTTTTATATGTATTATTATTAATAGTAGTTTTACTATTATTGCTACTTATTTATTACGACCAATTATTAATGGAGTTGTTTTAGAAGAAGGATTAAGTGCTTTAATGGAAGATTTAATGATTATGGCTTGTGTTTATATTGTTGCAGTAATTTGTTATTATTTGCAATCTCGTATTATGCTATATGTAGCTCAAGGATCATTAAAACAATTACGTAGTGATTTGTATAATAAGTTACAAAAATTACCTTTACGATATTTTGATTCTAATAATAATGGAGACTTAATGAGTCGTTTCTCAAATGATGTGGATGCCATTAGTCAAATGTTATCAACAACTTGTGTTCAAATCGTTTCAGGTGTTATTACATTAACAACAACTGTTATTATCATGTTTTATACGAATGTTTTATTAACGGTTTTAACGTTATTAATATTGCCTGTATTTAGTTATTTATCAACTATTATTTCTAAAAAGAGCATGCATTATTATGGTGGTCAACAAAAAGTATTAGGGCGATTAAATGGTTTTATTGAAGAAAGTATTACTGGTCAAAAGGTAGTAAAAGTTTTTAATCATGAAGAAGAAATGCTTGAAACTTTTGATGAGTTTAATATGGATTACACTCAAAAATCTTTAAAAGCACAATTTTTATCTGGTACTTTAGGACCAATAATGGGTTCTTTAAGTTCTTGTAGTTATATGATTACTGCTTTTGCTGGAGCAATGCTTTGTATTTATAATGGTTTTGATATTGGTGGATATACAATATTTGTTGCTTATTCTAAAAGCTTTAGTAGACCTATTAATGATATCTTTATGCAAATAAATACTGTTTTTGCTGCTTTAGCAGGGGCAGAACGTGTATTTGAAGTAATGGATGAAGAACCAGAGGTTGCTAACATGGAGAATTGTATTAATAATATTGATAGTGTTAATCAAATTGTGTTTGATCATATTTCTTTTGGTTATCATAAGGATAAATTAGTATTAAAAGATATTTCATTAAAAGCAAATGTAACTCAAAAGATAGCTTTTGTAGGATCTACTGGGGCTGGAAAAACTACTATTACAAATTTAATTAATCGTTTTTATGATATTGAAGATGGTGATATAATGATAGATGGTGTATCTATTAAAGAGTTTAATAAGGATGTGTTACGTCAAAATATTGCAATGGTATTACAAGATACACACTTATTTACGGGTACAGTAATGGAAAATATTCGTTATGGTCGATTAGATGCAACGAATCAAGAAGTTATTGAAGCAGCGAAAACTGCAAATGCAGATCGTTTTATTAGAAGATTAGAAAATGGGTATGATACTTTATTAGAAGGGGATGGAGCTAATTTAAGCCAAGGACAACGACAATTATTAAATATTGCTCGTGCTGCTATTTCAAAAGCACCTATTTTAGTGCTAGATGAAGCGACTAGTTCTGTAGATACAAGAACGGAAAGACATATAGAACAAGCCTTAGATCGTCTAATGGAGAATCGTACGACATTTGTTATTGCACATCGTTTATCAACTGTAAGAAATTCAGATCAAATTTTTGTTTTAGAACATGGTCAAATTATTGAATCTGGTGATCATGAACAATTGTTAGCATTAAAAGGTAAATATTATAGTTTATATACTGGAAAAGATAAATTAGATTAG
- a CDS encoding MarR family winged helix-turn-helix transcriptional regulator, translating into MDNDIVLGKFFATYELITKQKKNIHKDDDFSNYIDKISSTGRNILRILLKNGSLNQRTIAKYSNISSQAVSEALKKLVRDSLIKKNSGVINNENLIELTELGENIAIVLDRKIKNHASIVFENMSKDEIEQFYKLLNKLNIE; encoded by the coding sequence ATGGATAATGATATTGTATTAGGAAAGTTTTTTGCAACCTATGAACTAATAACAAAACAAAAAAAGAATATTCATAAAGATGATGATTTTTCAAACTATATCGATAAAATCAGTAGTACTGGAAGAAATATTTTACGCATCTTATTAAAAAATGGTTCTTTAAACCAAAGAACCATTGCAAAATATTCAAATATATCTTCACAGGCTGTTAGTGAAGCATTAAAAAAATTAGTAAGAGATTCTTTAATAAAGAAAAATTCAGGTGTTATTAATAATGAGAATTTAATTGAACTAACAGAACTAGGTGAAAATATTGCTATTGTATTAGATCGAAAAATCAAAAATCATGCAAGTATTGTGTTTGAAAATATGTCTAAAGATGAAATTGAACAGTTTTATAAATTATTAAATAAATTAAATATTGAATAA
- a CDS encoding HD domain-containing protein: MTEQLLYDMILYFENDPKRIHHLIKVYEFGKLIARNENLDKKTIQTIELACLIHDCGIKIAERLEHSSAGPLQEKYGPEIVYQLLSNYPLEDDIKNRIAYLVGHHHTYINITGLDYQILVEADFLVNILEDNMTIDQINLIKNNIFKTKMGIFLLDTLYLK; this comes from the coding sequence ATGACAGAACAATTACTGTATGATATGATTTTATATTTTGAAAATGATCCTAAAAGAATTCATCATTTAATAAAAGTTTATGAGTTTGGAAAGCTTATTGCTAGAAATGAAAATTTAGATAAAAAAACAATTCAAACAATTGAATTGGCTTGTCTTATCCATGATTGTGGTATTAAAATAGCAGAACGGTTAGAACATTCTAGTGCTGGTCCTTTACAGGAAAAATATGGACCTGAAATTGTTTACCAACTACTATCTAACTATCCTCTTGAAGATGATATTAAAAATCGTATTGCTTATCTTGTAGGCCATCATCATACTTATATCAATATAACTGGATTAGATTATCAAATATTAGTAGAAGCTGATTTTTTAGTTAATATATTGGAAGATAATATGACTATTGACCAAATAAACCTTATTAAAAATAATATTTTTAAAACTAAAATGGGTATTTTTCTATTAGATACTTTATATTTAAAATAA
- the xerD gene encoding site-specific tyrosine recombinase XerD, with amino-acid sequence MKNIDVLKEYFQYLLVEKGLSSNTILSYKRDLNDFINYVLDTYDVDEISSINEEMIEKYLEYCYGRLSSTTIKHRIVSLRNFYVFLCKDGYVQKNCMANVAIPKISKKLPNVLTVEQVTVLLNSIDQEDDSSFRNKVMLELLYASGIRVSELLSLKIQQVNTHMRFMKVIGKGNKERMIPISEYVCQLLQRYIHEVRPKFINSATSYLFISNKGVCITRNDFYQTMIKIVDNSGIHKHCTPHTLRHSFATHLLENDADLRSIQEMLGHSDISTTTIYTHVSNKSLKAAYQDFHPRSKK; translated from the coding sequence ATGAAAAATATTGATGTTTTAAAGGAATATTTCCAATATTTATTGGTTGAAAAAGGATTAAGTTCTAATACGATATTGTCATATAAAAGGGATCTAAATGATTTTATAAATTATGTTTTAGATACTTATGATGTTGATGAAATATCTTCTATAAATGAAGAGATGATTGAAAAATATTTAGAATATTGTTATGGGAGACTAAGCTCAACAACCATTAAACATCGGATTGTTTCTTTACGTAATTTTTATGTTTTTTTATGTAAGGATGGTTATGTTCAAAAGAATTGTATGGCTAATGTTGCAATTCCTAAGATAAGCAAAAAATTACCAAATGTATTAACGGTAGAACAAGTGACCGTATTATTAAATAGTATTGACCAGGAAGATGATTCATCTTTTCGTAATAAAGTGATGTTAGAGTTACTTTATGCTTCAGGTATTCGTGTTTCTGAGTTACTATCATTAAAAATACAACAAGTGAATACACATATGCGTTTTATGAAGGTAATAGGGAAGGGTAACAAAGAAAGAATGATACCTATTAGTGAATATGTTTGTCAATTATTACAACGATATATTCATGAGGTTCGTCCAAAGTTTATAAACTCTGCCACTTCTTATTTGTTTATATCAAATAAAGGTGTTTGTATTACTAGAAATGATTTTTATCAAACAATGATTAAAATAGTTGATAATAGTGGTATTCATAAACACTGTACACCACATACGTTAAGACATAGTTTTGCTACTCATTTACTTGAAAATGATGCTGATTTACGTTCAATTCAAGAAATGCTTGGACATAGTGATATTAGTACAACCACAATATATACACACGTTTCTAATAAATCATTAAAAGCAGCATATCAAGATTTTCATCCAAGATCAAAAAAATAA
- a CDS encoding ABC transporter ATP-binding protein, protein MKKYFKYIKPYWIFFVLSPLLMIIEVYCDIQIPLLAARIINEGILLNDSQQVFALTGLIAVHIVFAVCGGVGASYCATRASVYFANDVRRDLFQKIQQFSFANIDDFTTGSLITRLTNDITQLQQLVVYCLRMMFRSPGMLIGSIIMAFQINVKLAFIFIIIVPLLSGVIILTIAFSYKKFDALQEKVDGLNTKVQETLINIRVIKALTRETYENDRFQSVNEELEKAGISAYLITILQMPLMTFFINMASIALLWFGCVLVQSDTLLIGDLSALVTYLAQILISVNMIAMMFLQCSRALVSAKRVSEVLDTDIDIIDYENDLSSQTVMNGKICFENVSFKYYKNNSEDVLENVSFTIEAGQTIGIIGSTGCGKTSLVNLIPRLYDVDSGAVYIDDINVKDYSLKNLRDGVAVILQSNRLFTGSIAENLRWGDKEASMEQLQQVASWASATDFIDNSQFGYDTFIEQGGVNLSGGQKQRLCIARAMLKNPKIFIFDDSTSAVDTATEAVINHHLNNELKNSTKLIIAQRVSSIVHADNIIVMNDGKIEAIGKHDDLINTCLTYQEIFHSQVGSEEVVSNG, encoded by the coding sequence ATGAAAAAATATTTTAAATATATTAAGCCTTACTGGATATTCTTTGTTTTATCTCCTTTATTGATGATTATTGAAGTGTATTGTGATATTCAAATACCTTTACTAGCAGCTAGAATCATCAATGAAGGGATATTATTAAATGATTCTCAACAGGTTTTTGCATTGACAGGTCTTATTGCCGTGCATATTGTTTTTGCAGTATGTGGAGGGGTTGGTGCATCTTATTGTGCTACTAGAGCTTCTGTGTATTTTGCGAATGATGTTCGTCGTGATTTGTTTCAAAAGATTCAACAGTTTTCTTTTGCAAATATCGATGATTTTACAACAGGGTCACTTATTACTCGTTTAACGAATGATATTACACAGTTACAACAATTAGTAGTTTATTGTCTTAGAATGATGTTTCGATCACCTGGGATGTTGATTGGATCTATTATAATGGCTTTTCAAATTAATGTTAAATTAGCGTTTATTTTTATTATTATTGTTCCTTTATTATCAGGTGTTATCATTTTAACAATTGCATTTTCTTATAAAAAATTTGATGCATTACAAGAAAAGGTGGATGGCTTAAATACAAAAGTACAAGAAACTTTAATTAATATTCGTGTTATTAAAGCATTAACTAGAGAAACTTATGAAAATGATCGTTTTCAGTCAGTGAATGAAGAATTAGAAAAAGCTGGTATTTCAGCTTATTTAATTACTATTTTACAAATGCCATTAATGACATTCTTTATTAATATGGCAAGTATTGCTTTATTATGGTTTGGTTGTGTTTTAGTGCAATCTGATACATTATTAATTGGTGATTTAAGTGCATTAGTTACTTATTTGGCTCAAATTTTAATTTCAGTAAATATGATAGCAATGATGTTTTTACAGTGTTCTAGAGCATTAGTTAGTGCAAAACGTGTTTCTGAAGTATTAGATACAGATATTGATATCATTGATTATGAAAATGATTTATCAAGTCAAACCGTGATGAATGGGAAGATTTGTTTTGAGAATGTTAGTTTTAAATACTATAAGAACAATAGTGAAGATGTGTTAGAAAATGTATCTTTTACAATTGAAGCAGGACAAACAATTGGGATCATTGGATCGACAGGATGTGGTAAAACAAGTCTTGTTAATTTAATTCCTCGTCTTTATGATGTGGATAGTGGTGCTGTTTATATTGATGATATTAATGTTAAAGATTATTCTCTTAAAAATTTAAGAGATGGTGTTGCTGTAATTTTACAAAGTAATCGATTGTTTACTGGTAGTATTGCTGAAAATTTACGTTGGGGTGATAAAGAAGCTTCAATGGAACAATTGCAACAAGTTGCATCGTGGGCTAGTGCTACTGATTTTATTGATAATAGTCAGTTTGGATATGATACTTTTATTGAACAAGGTGGGGTTAACTTATCTGGTGGTCAAAAACAACGTCTATGCATAGCTAGAGCAATGTTAAAGAATCCAAAGATATTTATTTTTGATGATTCTACTAGTGCTGTAGATACTGCTACAGAGGCTGTTATTAATCATCATTTGAATAATGAATTGAAAAATTCTACAAAATTGATTATTGCACAACGTGTTAGTTCGATTGTTCATGCTGATAATATCATTGTTATGAATGATGGTAAGATTGAAGCAATTGGTAAACATGATGATTTAATTAATACATGTCTTACTTATCAAGAAATATTCCACTCTCAAGTTGGAAGTGAGGAGGTAGTGTCAAATGGCTAA
- a CDS encoding stage II sporulation protein M, whose product MKIIRFISKGLNHIVFVYSLTLFVFGFLFGVYFYTRSNNLLPDLFGQLFYISGEVYIDNQNTYILISFFYYFLSFLASTSYMGVLLNSFIIYSKGIQVSFSIYNLFINGLSFELFILGVLPQILLEIVIVLIVSMLCLSLSVNVFKVSFVSHDIFKGSIIINYFLDYFIVILLLFILSIISRVYLV is encoded by the coding sequence ATGAAAATTATTAGATTTATATCAAAAGGATTAAATCATATTGTTTTTGTGTATAGTTTAACATTGTTTGTTTTTGGATTTTTATTTGGTGTATATTTTTATACTAGATCCAATAATCTATTACCTGATTTATTTGGACAACTATTTTATATCAGTGGAGAAGTGTATATAGATAATCAAAATACATATATTTTAATTAGTTTTTTTTATTATTTTTTATCTTTTTTAGCTAGTACTAGCTATATGGGAGTACTATTAAATTCTTTTATTATTTATTCAAAAGGAATTCAAGTATCTTTTTCAATTTACAATCTATTTATTAATGGTTTATCTTTTGAACTATTTATTTTAGGTGTTTTACCACAAATACTACTAGAAATAGTAATTGTATTGATTGTTTCTATGTTATGTTTATCTTTATCAGTGAATGTGTTTAAGGTTTCATTTGTTAGTCATGATATCTTTAAAGGTAGTATCATTATTAATTATTTCTTAGATTATTTTATTGTTATCTTATTACTTTTTATTCTATCTATCATTTCAAGAGTATATCTTGTTTAA
- a CDS encoding phosphopentomutase has protein sequence MKYKRIFVIVLDSLGIGASKDAKDFGDEGANTLESIAKSCNGLNVPNLEGIGLGSLGHFSGIYRHNQQLGYTVRLEEISNGKDTMTGHYEMMGLKTEVPFVTFTETGFPQEFIDLFEQQTGRKTIGNIAASGTEILDKYGEHQIKTGDWIVYTSADSVFQIAANEEIISIEELYKACEIAREIAMDPRWKVGRVIARPYIGKHAGAFKRTPRRHDWALAPTSETVLDTLKDNNFDVIGVGKIPDIFCDHGITRKVPTISNHDGMEKTIEISKEDFEGLAFVNLVDFDAVYGHRRDPIGYGKAIVDFDAQLETLMAYLKDTDLLMLTADHGNDPTFKGTDHTREMVPLLMYSKSFIKPRHLQDITCFGVIGATIAENFGVKMPDIGESILELLK, from the coding sequence ATGAAATATAAAAGAATTTTTGTTATTGTATTAGATTCATTAGGAATAGGTGCTTCAAAAGATGCAAAGGACTTTGGTGATGAGGGTGCTAATACCTTAGAAAGTATTGCTAAATCATGTAACGGGTTAAATGTTCCGAATTTAGAAGGTATAGGCTTAGGTTCTTTAGGACATTTTTCGGGTATTTATCGTCATAACCAACAATTAGGATACACTGTTCGTTTAGAAGAAATATCAAATGGTAAAGATACAATGACTGGTCATTATGAAATGATGGGTTTGAAAACAGAAGTTCCTTTTGTAACATTCACTGAAACAGGATTCCCACAAGAATTCATTGATTTGTTTGAACAACAAACTGGTAGAAAAACGATAGGTAATATTGCGGCTAGTGGTACTGAAATTTTAGATAAATATGGGGAACATCAAATCAAGACAGGAGATTGGATTGTATACACTTCTGCAGACTCTGTTTTTCAAATTGCTGCTAATGAAGAAATTATAAGTATTGAAGAATTATATAAAGCATGTGAAATAGCACGTGAAATTGCAATGGATCCACGTTGGAAAGTTGGTCGTGTTATTGCAAGACCTTACATAGGAAAGCATGCCGGAGCTTTTAAAAGAACACCAAGAAGACATGACTGGGCGTTAGCACCAACTAGTGAAACAGTTTTAGATACTTTAAAAGATAACAATTTTGATGTAATTGGTGTAGGTAAAATACCAGATATTTTCTGTGATCATGGTATTACTAGAAAAGTTCCAACTATTAGTAATCATGATGGTATGGAAAAAACAATTGAAATTTCGAAAGAAGATTTTGAAGGATTGGCTTTTGTAAATCTTGTTGATTTTGATGCTGTATATGGACATCGTCGTGATCCAATTGGATATGGAAAAGCTATCGTTGACTTTGATGCGCAATTAGAAACACTAATGGCATATCTAAAGGATACTGATTTATTAATGTTAACAGCAGACCATGGTAATGATCCAACGTTCAAAGGAACAGATCATACTCGTGAAATGGTTCCATTGTTGATGTATTCAAAATCATTTATTAAACCAAGACACTTACAGGATATAACATGCTTTGGTGTGATTGGAGCAACTATTGCAGAGAATTTTGGAGTTAAAATGCCTGATATAGGAGAATCTATATTAGAGTTATTAAAATAA
- a CDS encoding aldehyde dehydrogenase family protein, giving the protein MKMIINGLAVEASDGKTIDVINPATGTVVDTVPSATIDDINSAVACAKEAQKTWAKVPVHARVDIMMKFLTFVERDKEVLAKTLSDETGKTITEARGEIGNIPIAFKAFSEKAKHLYGEVVGPGLEAGQETNILFTQREPIGVVACVIPFNFPCDLFDQKVAPALLSGNAAIVKPATDNPLTLCMLTALLVEAGVTPGAIEVVTGRGSVVGGVLCSHPDVHLVTLTGSTEVGIETAVNCAKNLTHTALELGGNDAFIVLEDADVELAASEVIWGRMYNTGQVCCASKRFLVHSSRVEEFTTKVIEKISALKLGVPSDETSQLGCLISEKAAIEIEQQVNLTVEQGGTILLGGKRSGAFYTPTVIGNVPKTADVAKDMEIFGPVVPIISFETVEEAVEIANASIFGLCGCVFSENSKTAMKVAYALECGGAVINGASFFRSFEMPFGGYKFSGLGTEGVMSTFDEMTRTKSVVLKNILG; this is encoded by the coding sequence ATGAAAATGATTATAAACGGACTTGCAGTAGAAGCAAGTGATGGAAAAACTATTGATGTAATTAACCCTGCAACTGGAACAGTTGTTGACACAGTGCCATCTGCAACTATTGATGATATCAATAGTGCAGTAGCTTGTGCTAAAGAAGCTCAAAAAACTTGGGCAAAAGTGCCAGTACATGCACGAGTTGATATTATGATGAAGTTCTTAACATTCGTAGAAAGAGATAAAGAAGTATTAGCAAAAACATTATCAGATGAAACTGGTAAAACTATTACGGAAGCTCGTGGTGAAATCGGAAATATACCAATCGCTTTTAAAGCTTTTAGTGAAAAAGCAAAACATTTATATGGAGAAGTAGTAGGGCCTGGATTAGAAGCCGGACAAGAAACAAATATTTTATTTACACAACGTGAACCAATTGGTGTAGTTGCATGTGTTATTCCTTTCAACTTCCCTTGTGATTTATTTGACCAAAAAGTTGCACCAGCACTATTAAGTGGGAATGCAGCAATAGTAAAACCAGCAACAGACAATCCATTGACTTTATGTATGTTAACAGCATTATTAGTAGAAGCAGGTGTAACTCCTGGTGCTATTGAAGTGGTTACAGGTAGAGGATCAGTAGTAGGTGGTGTCTTATGTTCTCATCCAGATGTTCATTTAGTAACATTAACAGGATCAACAGAAGTTGGTATTGAAACAGCTGTAAATTGTGCTAAAAACTTAACACATACAGCATTAGAATTAGGTGGAAATGATGCATTTATCGTATTAGAAGATGCTGATGTTGAATTAGCTGCTTCTGAAGTGATTTGGGGACGTATGTATAATACAGGTCAAGTATGCTGTGCTTCAAAACGTTTCTTAGTGCATAGTTCTAGAGTAGAAGAATTTACAACAAAAGTGATTGAAAAAATATCTGCATTAAAATTAGGAGTTCCTAGTGATGAAACTTCACAACTTGGATGTCTAATTAGCGAAAAAGCAGCAATTGAAATAGAACAACAAGTAAATCTAACAGTAGAACAAGGTGGAACTATTCTATTAGGTGGAAAAAGATCAGGTGCTTTCTATACACCTACAGTAATAGGTAATGTTCCTAAAACTGCAGATGTAGCCAAAGATATGGAAATATTTGGACCAGTTGTACCAATTATTTCATTTGAAACTGTTGAAGAAGCAGTAGAAATAGCAAATGCATCAATTTTCGGATTATGTGGATGCGTATTTTCTGAAAACTCTAAAACAGCTATGAAAGTAGCATATGCATTAGAATGTGGAGGCGCAGTAATTAATGGTGCAAGTTTCTTCCGTTCATTCGAAATGCCATTTGGAGGATATAAATTCTCTGGATTAGGTACAGAAGGTGTTATGAGTACATTTGATGAAATGACAAGAACTAAATCAGTAGTATTAAAAAATATATTAGGATAA
- the spo0A gene encoding sporulation transcription factor Spo0A, producing MEKYKVYILEENKELLVRMQEVLENSHFTVVGSSTNSTMCLNDLAKNQIDLFITNLMLTHIDGITVITKLKEVNPNAYRKLICITNFLNPIMCDSLEKLNVDYCFKMPFDLQSFVTMTLKVMTTNSKTLHVSRENQEESTKYQKVKIENEITEILHEVGIPAHIKGYMYLRTAILSTYYNIELLGQVTKVLYPNIAKNYSTTSSRVERAIRHAIEVAWNRGNTDAIDEIFGYTVSATKSKPTNSEFIAMIADKLRLEHKTINARKNNLF from the coding sequence ATGGAAAAATATAAAGTTTACATTTTAGAAGAAAACAAAGAATTATTAGTTAGAATGCAAGAAGTCTTAGAAAATAGTCATTTTACAGTAGTAGGGAGTAGTACTAATTCAACGATGTGTTTAAATGATTTAGCTAAAAATCAAATCGATTTATTTATTACAAACCTTATGTTAACGCACATAGATGGAATTACAGTAATTACCAAATTAAAAGAGGTAAATCCTAATGCATATCGAAAATTAATATGTATAACAAATTTTTTAAACCCAATCATGTGTGATTCTTTAGAAAAATTAAATGTTGATTATTGTTTTAAAATGCCTTTTGACTTACAAAGTTTTGTTACAATGACTTTAAAAGTAATGACTACTAATTCAAAAACATTACATGTTTCAAGAGAAAATCAAGAAGAGTCAACAAAGTATCAAAAAGTTAAAATTGAAAATGAAATAACAGAAATTCTACATGAAGTAGGTATTCCTGCTCATATAAAAGGTTATATGTATCTAAGAACTGCGATATTATCAACCTATTACAATATTGAACTGCTAGGACAAGTAACAAAAGTCTTATATCCTAATATTGCAAAAAACTATAGTACAACCTCTTCAAGAGTGGAAAGAGCAATTCGTCATGCTATCGAGGTAGCATGGAATAGAGGAAATACGGATGCAATCGATGAAATATTTGGGTATACAGTCAGTGCTACAAAATCGAAGCCTACTAATTCAGAGTTTATTGCAATGATTGCAGATAAGCTACGTTTAGAACACAAAACAATAAATGCACGTAAAAATAATTTATTTTAA